Proteins encoded within one genomic window of Nomia melanderi isolate GNS246 chromosome 8, iyNomMela1, whole genome shotgun sequence:
- the LOC116423832 gene encoding uncharacterized protein LOC116423832, which translates to MNELPGAGGCRRQLPIVQENDRRVHQNLVRMMDRRLSNVQLQQHLYETDDNQYYQQRYGDGSPRQSVDHQEHRRSIVQQPKSARSSVGRSDSASDRGTDRYAGYYLGAAKMATRRGEPL; encoded by the exons ATGAACGAGCTGCCGGGGGCCGGCGGTTGCAGACGGCAGTTGCCGATCGTGCAGGAAAACGACCGCCGAGTCCACCAGAATCTCGTCAGGATGATGGACCGGCGGCTGAGCAACGTCCAGCTGCAGCAACACCTCTACGAGACGGACGACAACCAGTACTACCAGCAAAGGTACGGGGACGGATCGCCGAGGCAGAGCGTCGATCATCAGGAGCATCGGCGGAGCATCGTGCAGCAGCCGAAGTCGGCGCGTTCCAGCGTCGGCAGATCGGACAGCGCGTCGGACCGCGGGACAGACCGTTACGCCGGCTATTATTTGGG GGCTGCCAAGATGGCCACCAGACGGGGCGAGCCGCTCTGA
- the LOC143174153 gene encoding uncharacterized protein LOC143174153, with the protein MALLNRFAQLPDSSGTRVFSFIVTRSVIRDPERDVTSKELVCGFQRWSVAFSRGNKVLGAYLVWRGASRNLRVYVDFTFTLLNREHFSMNEGFSGKRVKFTYEAPAQGNRNYIPVSDLYNRNFADTNGEFQLELTMSNVRTVYMTELKVASSTFSAGKSKPNKLETDYFAFGGCDWNLVVYPYGNKESESYRGHESCVSVYLMRLTGFDHRCRVRYSVALGEGDRRIDSGQIEDLSDVEGCSFGWHPRVRWSDIAHKGVVRVSLELVEARTICEVAVLARGPATLPTIPCYDRDKQAWTLRADLHSDTVRLHLVYKDIHNVPRNHLRYVSWSAYLLRDEEPNTVAISLPGGPFSRYYSQEPVDEGIIMETNLDTNEVKDNQSLFLTDKGQLRIRLEWNESHLLFQATYHKYDDVCRIHNQQMRREIASLQAENYSLERQLFSYQKSLAYAQAQQQQQQQNQNQQHHAGHQPHLERSASTDTEYA; encoded by the exons ATGGCTCTGCTAAACAGATTCGCGCAGCTGCCTGACAGCAGTGGCACGCGGGTCTTCTCGTTCATCGTCACCAGGAGCGTGATACGCGACCCCGAAAGAGACGTCACCAGCAAGGAGCTCGTCTGCGGCTTCCAGCGATGGTCCGTCGCGTTCTCGCGAGGCAACAAG GTGTTGGGCGCGTACCTGGTATGGCGAGGTGCCTCGAGGAACCTGCGTGTCTACGTGGACTTCACGTTCACCCTGCTGAACCGGGAGCACTTCTCGATGAACGAGGGCTTCTCGGGCAAACGCGTCAAGTTCACGTACGAGGCGCCCGCCCAGGGGAACCGGAACTACATACCGGTCTCGGACCTCTACAACCGAAACTTCGCCGACACGAACGGCGAGTTCCAGCTGGAGCTGACCATGTCGAACGTGAGGACCGTCTACATGACCGAGCTTAAAGTGGCGAGCAGCACGTTCTCCGCGGGCAAGTCGAAGCCGAACAAGCTGGAGACCGACTACTTCGCATTCGGTGGCTGCGACTGGAACCTGGTCGTCTATCCGTACGGGAACAAGGAGTCGGAGAGTTACCGGGGCCACGAGAGCTGCGTCAGCGTCTACCTGATGAGGCTGACCGGTTTCGATCATCGGTGCAGGGTGCGATACAGCGTCGCCCTCGGCGAAGGAGATCGCAGGATAGACTCCGGCCAGATAGAGGACCTGTCCGACGTGGAGGGTTGCAGCTTCGGCTGGCATCCGCGCGTCAGGTGGTCGGACATCGCTCATAAAGGTGTGGTCAGGGTGTCTCTCGAGCTGGTCGAGGCGAGGACGATCTGCGAAGTCGCCGTGTTAGCCCGGGGACCCGCGACTTTGCCTACCATACCCTGCTACGATCGGGACAAGCAAGCTTGGACGCTCCGCGCTGATCTGCACTCGGACACTGTCAGGCTGCACTTGGTGTACAAGGATATTCATAACGTTCCGCGGAACCATTTGAG GTACGTCAGCTGGTCGGCCTACCTACTCCGGGACGAGGAGCCGAACACCGTCGCGATCAGCCTGCCCGGCGGCCCGTTCAGTCGGTATTACTCTCAAGAGCCCGTGGACGAGGGCATAATCATGGAGACGAACCTCGATACGAACGAGGTGAAGGACAACCAGTCCCTGTTCCTCACGGACAAAGGGCAACTGAGGATCCGTTTGGAATGGAACGAGAGCCACTTGCTGTTCCAGGCGACCTACCACAAGTACGACGACGTGTGCCGCATCCACAATCAGCAAATGCGACGCGAGATCGCCTCCCTCCAGGCGGAGAACTACAGCCTGGAAAGGCAGCTGTTCAGCTACCAGAAGAGCCTGGCGTACGCCCAagcgcagcagcagcagcaacagcaaaaCCAAAACCAGCAGCACCACGCCGGCCATCAGCCGCACCTGGAAAGGTCCGCGTCGACCGACACCGAATATGCCTGA